The sequence GCGACCGTAGGTATTTTGGCAGCGTTTGGCCCATTGAAAGTCGCTGTAGGAGAGTTCTCTGCCGCAACGGTCACACCGCACTGTGTTCCACATTGCCCACTCCTCGCTGGCCTCCCTAGGCTTAGTTACTACAGATGGGGGTGACCCGTCAAGAGCAAAGGGGCTTGCGCCAGCCGGACAAAATCGGAGCCTGGCTTAAGTCACTTGTTGGTTAGTCAAACAATACGGCTGCGCCCTGGAACCCCAGGGATAATAAACGTCTTGTCAAAAGCCGCCGGTTTTTGCTAATTCCTGGGATATTCGCCGTTGGGTCGCCGCTTGGAGGTGTAGAAATGCGCATTGCCCAAATTGCCCCTTTACACGAGAGCGTTCCACCCAAGCTCTACGGGGGAACAGAACGGGTTGTCTATTGGCTGACGGAGGAGCTGGTGCGCCGGGGCCATGAGGTCACCCTATTTGCCAGCGGCGATTCCCACACCCAAGCGCGGTTAATTCCCTTTTGCCCCCAGGCGCTGCGTCTGGACCCCAACGCCGTTGATACAGTAGCCCCCCATCTGCTGATGGTGGAAAAGGTGTTTCAGATGGCCCAGGAGTTTGACGTGATTCACGGCCACGTGGACTATTTCCCCTATTCCCTGGCGCGGCGGCATCCCCAGGTGGCGTTTCTGGCAACGTTACACGGGCGCTTGGACATTCCTGAATTAGGCCCCCTGTACGAGGAATTCCGCGATATTCCAGTGGTTTCGATTTCCAACGCCCAACGGGGACCCATCCCCCAGGCTCGCTGGGTCGGGACGGTCTATCACGGGTTGCCTCTGGATTTGCACCCCTTTTACCCCCAACCGGGGGATTACCTGGCGTTTTTGGGGCGGGTCTCGCCGGAAAAAGGCTTGGATACGGCGATTGAAATTGCCACGCGCCTGGGCATGCCCCTGAAGGCATCCATCAAAATTGACCGGGTGGACCGCCCCTATTACGAGTCCCAGATTGAACCCATGGTGCGCGCCAATCCGCTAGTGGAACTCATCGGCGAGATTACGGAGAAAGAAAAAAGCGACTTTCTGGGTAAAGCTTACGCGGTGTTGTTTCCGATTCGCTGGCCGGAACCCTTTGGGCTGGTGATGATTGAAGCGATGGCCTGTGGAACGCCGGTGATCGCGATGCGCTGCGGCTCGGTGCCGGAGGTGATGGTGGATGGGGAAACGGGGTTTATCGTGGATTCGGTGGACGCGGCGGTTGCAGCAGTACAGAAAGTCGGGGAACTCAGTCGCCAGCGGGTCCGACAAATTTTTGAAGAGCGGTTTAGCGTCGAACGCATGACCAACGACTACGAGGCGCTCTATCAGCAATTGCTGGCGGAACGGACGACCGCGCCATCCCCGATGCCTACCCCTTAGCACTAGCGGTTGCGGACTGCTAATCTAGGAACGTTGTACGGGAAGCGGGTACCGCATGGCGGACGACATCATCCAGTACCAGGACCAGTACTACATCCGGGCGCAGGCGTCGCTGGTGGAAAGCCGGCCCCACGTGCTCAAACACGACAATTGCTTTGCGATTTTTGACCGGCTGGGGAACATGCGCCCGCTGGGGTTGGGGGACCACGGCTTATTCCGGGATGACACGCGGTTCCTGTCGCGCCTGGTGCTGGATTTGGAAGGGAAACAGTTCCTGCTGCTGAGTTCGGAGGTGCGCGAGGACAAGGACATCCTGGCGGTGGATTTGACCAATCCCGAATTCACCACGTCCCAGGGCCAGTTCATCGGCCAAGATACTATTCATGTCTTCCGCACGACCTTCCTGTGGCACAACGTGGCTTACCAGCGCATCCGCGTGCATAACTACGGTTCCCACACTTTTCGCATCCCCATCACGCTGCGGTTTGAAGCGGATTTTGCCGATATTTTTGAGGTGCGGGGCATCCGGCGCAATCGCCAGGGCAATGGGTTGCCTTCTCTGGTGCAATCGGAACGGGTGGTGCTGCGCTACTGGGGGTTGGATAATGTCGAACGCCAAACCCATCTGCTCTTTGCGCCTGCACCGACGATGGTGGCGACCGACTTGGCCCAGTGGTGGGTGACCCTGGCGCCGCAAGCCGAACAGGACCTGTGGCTGACGGTGGTGTGCGCCTACGCGGGCGAAGCGATGACGGTGCTGAGCTATGACCAGGCGTTGCAGGCGGAACGTAGCCATCGCCACAAGTTGCGCAGCCAGTCGGCCCACATTGATACTGGCAATGCCCAGTTCAACGATTGGCTGAATGCGTCGCGGGACGATTTGTTGATGATGCTCACGGAAACGCCCTACGGGTTATACCCCTACGCTGGGGTGCCCTGGTTCAGCACGGTGTTTGGGCGGGACGGGCTTATCACGGCGCTGGCGACCCTGTGGTGGTATCCCGACATTGCGCGAGGGGTGTTGTTGTATCTTGCAGCGCAGCAGGCGACCGAGGAAGACCCCAGCCGGGACGCTGAACCGGGTAAAATTCTGCACGAGCAACGCCAGGGGGAGATGGCCAAAACGCGGGAAGTCCCCTTCGGCCAGTACTACGGAAGTATTGATGCCACGCCCCTGTTTGTCGTGTTGGCGGGTCGGTATTTCCGGCGCACCGGCGACCGGCAGTTATTGACCCAGTTGTGGCCCCACGTGGAAGCGGCGTTGCGCTGGATGGATACCTATGGCGACCGGGACGGGGATGGGTTTGTGGAATACGCCCGCAAGGTGCATACGGGGTTGCGCAACCAGGGCTGGAAGGACTCGGACGACGCCATTTTTTATCCCG is a genomic window of Gloeomargarita sp. SKYB120 containing:
- a CDS encoding amylo-alpha-1,6-glucosidase, which encodes MADDIIQYQDQYYIRAQASLVESRPHVLKHDNCFAIFDRLGNMRPLGLGDHGLFRDDTRFLSRLVLDLEGKQFLLLSSEVREDKDILAVDLTNPEFTTSQGQFIGQDTIHVFRTTFLWHNVAYQRIRVHNYGSHTFRIPITLRFEADFADIFEVRGIRRNRQGNGLPSLVQSERVVLRYWGLDNVERQTHLLFAPAPTMVATDLAQWWVTLAPQAEQDLWLTVVCAYAGEAMTVLSYDQALQAERSHRHKLRSQSAHIDTGNAQFNDWLNASRDDLLMMLTETPYGLYPYAGVPWFSTVFGRDGLITALATLWWYPDIARGVLLYLAAQQATEEDPSRDAEPGKILHEQRQGEMAKTREVPFGQYYGSIDATPLFVVLAGRYFRRTGDRQLLTQLWPHVEAALRWMDTYGDRDGDGFVEYARKVHTGLRNQGWKDSDDAIFYPDGTIAEPPLALCEVQGYVYEAKLQAAHMAEALEQWERAAALRQQALDLQQRFWRAFWCDDIGGYALALDSEKRPCRVRSSNMGHCLFSGIAHPDHAARIAAQILEPHFFSGWGIRTVPQGEGRYNPMSYHNGSIWPHDNALIAAGLARYGYKEEAVRVLTALFDASQFLDLKRLPELFCGFARRQREGPTLYPVACLPQAWASASVFLLLQACLGLEIEGATQRVYLQQPTLPLWLPHVTLQNIAVGAGALDIGLYLHHGGVSINVLGRRGRVDLIVQ
- a CDS encoding glycosyltransferase family 4 protein gives rise to the protein MRIAQIAPLHESVPPKLYGGTERVVYWLTEELVRRGHEVTLFASGDSHTQARLIPFCPQALRLDPNAVDTVAPHLLMVEKVFQMAQEFDVIHGHVDYFPYSLARRHPQVAFLATLHGRLDIPELGPLYEEFRDIPVVSISNAQRGPIPQARWVGTVYHGLPLDLHPFYPQPGDYLAFLGRVSPEKGLDTAIEIATRLGMPLKASIKIDRVDRPYYESQIEPMVRANPLVELIGEITEKEKSDFLGKAYAVLFPIRWPEPFGLVMIEAMACGTPVIAMRCGSVPEVMVDGETGFIVDSVDAAVAAVQKVGELSRQRVRQIFEERFSVERMTNDYEALYQQLLAERTTAPSPMPTP